The Halarchaeum grantii nucleotide sequence GCGATAGCTCGACGCCGCGCGTCCGCGAGTCTCTTGGGTGCGCGGCACGTCGTCGGCGTATGACCGAGACGCAGGACGCCCTCACGGGACAGGTCGCGCTCGTCACCGGCGCCACGACCGACGTGGGGCGCGCGGTGGCGGCGGGGTTGGCGGCGCGCGAGGCGACCGTGTACGCGGCGACGGAGTCGATGAGCGACGACGTCCCCGAGGGCTGTGAGCACGTCCTCCTCGACGTCACACAGGAGGGCGACGTCGAGGCGGTTGTGGACGGCATCTACGCCGAGACGGAGCGCCTCGACGTGCTCGTGAACGCGGCGGAGTTCGGCCGCCCCGACGAGGGGCGGGACACCGTCGTGACGGAGGACGCGACCCGACTCGACCGGGCGCTCGCGACGAACGTTCGCGGACCGATGGTGCTCGCGAAGCACGCCCTCCCGCTGTTGCTCCAGCAGCGCGCGCCCCGCGTCGTGAACGTCGGGAGCGCGCTCGGCCCCGCCGTCGGGTCGGGAGCGCCGGGCTATCAGGTGTCGAAGGCGGGCCTCGAGGCGTTCACGGCGTACCTCGACGCCGAATACGGCTCCCGGGGGTTGTTGGCGAACACGGCGTACGGCCCCGAGGGCGACGACGAGCGGGTGGCGGAGACGGCGCTGTGGCTCGCGCGACTCGCGGGCGGCGGCCCGATGGGCGAGGCGTTCGTCGGCCCGGACGAGCGCGTCTAAGTGCGCGAGGCCTGCACGGACCAGAGCGCGGCGACGGCGAGAATCAGCGCGGGCACCATCGCGGCGGCCATGTAGGCGTTCTCGAAGCCGAGGAAGGCGGGCGGCCACGCGTAGACGACGGCCGGCGCGACGATGCCGGCGAACGCGACGACGCCGACGAGTATCCACGACTGGCGTTCCGAGAGGCCGTCGGCGTCGCTGTCGGGGTTCGCCGGTTCGTGGACGTACGTGTCCGCGGCGTCTGACGCCATCACCGGTGCGTATCGGCGGCGCCCCCATAGCCTTGCCGGTCGTCGGGCGCGGTGACAACGGCTTTGCGGGTGGCGACGCCACCACGGATATGGTCGACTTCCAGTCCCGCGACAGCCGACTCGCCGGCGACGACGAGGCGGACGCCGACGAGGGAGACGCCGACACGGCGGGCGGCGCGGACGAGCACGCCGGTGAGGGGGGACAGGGCGAATCCGGTCGCGACGGGTCGGGCCACGGCGAATCGGGAGCCGACGCGGACGACGCGAGCCACGAGCACGGGGCGGACGGGCACGACCACCACGCGCACGACGTCGAGACGGTGGCGTTCGGCGTCGTGACCGTCTCCTCCTCCCGGAGCGAGGACGACGACCCGAGCGGGGACGCGATACTCTCCCTGCTCGACGAGGGCGGCCACGAGGTGGTGTCGCGCGACGTCGTCCCGGACGACTACGACCGCGTGCAGGGCGTCGTCGACCGCGTCGCCCGACAGGACGACGTCGACGCGATCGTGACGACCGGCGGGACGGGCGTGACGCCGGACGACGTCACCGTCGAGGCGGTGCGGCCGCTCTGCGACAAGCGCCTCCCCGGGTTCGGCGAGCTCTTCCGCCGGCTCTCCTACGAGGAGATCGGGACGCGTATCGTCGGGACGCGCGCGGAGGCGGGCGTCGCGAGCGGCGTGCCGATCTTCTGCCTCCCGGGGAGCGAGAGCGCCGTCCGCCTCGGCGTCTCGGAGGTGATTCTGCCCGAGATCGCCCACCTCGTCGGGCTCGCGACACGTCCCGAGCACGAGCGCGCCGACGGCCCGGCGGATGCGGACGCGGCGACCGGCGAGGACGGCGCGGGAGACGAGACGGCCGATGACGAGGGTGCGAGCGACGAGGGGAGCGAGGGGGAGGACGCGCCGTGACGTCGAAGGACGACGTCCGCGAGGGCGTCTGGGACGCGCTCGATGAGGAAGGCCTCGCGCGCTTCCCGTTCCCGCCCCACGGCCGCATCCCGAACTTCGACGGGGCGCGCGAGGCCGCCGAGCGCCTCGCGGAGACGGCGGCGTGGCGCGACGCGGACGCCGTGAAGGCGAACCCGGACGCGCCACAGTTGCCGGCGCGTCGGCGCGCGCTCCACGACGGGAAGACGCTCTACATGGCGGTGCCGCGCCTGCGCGACCCGGAGTGCTTCCTCGAACTCGACCCCGCGCGCATCGACTCCGAGGAGTACGACCGCGCGCCCGCGCTCTCGAACGTCGAGGAGTACGCGGAGGCCGTCCGCCCGGAGGCGCTCGGGCACGTCGACCTCGTGCTCTCCGGGAGCGTCGCGGTGAGCGAGGACGGCGCGCGCGTCGGGAAGGGCGAGGGGTTCAGCGACTTCGAGTTCGCGATACTCACCGACCTCGGGCTGGTGGGGCCGACTCCCGGGAGCGCCCACCGAGCGGCGAGCGGTGGCGGGGAACCCGCGAGCGACGCGGCGACGACCGTCGCGACGACCGTCCACGAGGTGCAGGTGTTCGAGGCGGCGACGTGGCCGGTCGCCGACCACGACGTCCCCATGGACCTCGTCGTGACGCCCGAGCGCGTGGTCGAAACGGAGACGCCGTACGACCGGCCCGACGGCGTGGACTGGGACGCCGTGAGCGAGGCCGAGCGCGAGGAGATACCGGTCTTGGGCGAACTCGATTCGGGGAGATAGTTTATCCGGGCGGGCGACGAATCGCGTGGTATGCCCCCGGGTGACGGGACGGGCGGTGACGGCGCCGAGGGACCGGACGCCGCCGCGCGCGCCGTCCGCGACCGGGCGCTGGACGCCTGCGAGGGCGAACCGACCTGTTCGGTCTGTCCCGCGAGCGCCGACTTCTACCTCTACGAGGCGGGGCGCGTGTCGACGTTCGCGTGCTGGGAGCACGTCAGCCCGTACGCGGCGGACGTGAACGGCTCGCCCGAGGAGGCCGCGCGCCCCATCGCGGTGCCGCTCGACTCCTTCAGGGAGTGAGCGATTCGCGGACGCCGTCGAGCGCGCCCGAGAGCAACGCGAGCGGCAGGACGGCGTCCGCGGCGGCGTACGAGCCCGCGAGCACGACGCCGACCCCCGTCCCGAGCGCGCCACAGGCGAGCGCGAGGTCCACGCTCCCGCGGGACGGCCGGAGGCGCGCGAGGAGCGCTCGCGGACCGGACGGCGTCGGGAGAGGGACGGGTGGGCGCGGGAGCGACGGCATCACTCGGCGGTCGGGGCGAGTTCTTCGGCGACGGCCTCGACGGGGAGGACGTCCGGGTGGACGGCGAAGTCGAGGTTCCCGCGCACGAACTCGGGCACGGAGTCCTCGGCGTAGACGACGGTCTTGAGGTCGTCGTTCAGTTCGAGCGAGACGGGAATCGCGGTGGCTTCGCTGACGTCGGTGACGACGAGGAGGTCGGCCGTCTCGATGCCGACCTCGCGGAGGCGCTCGCCGGACGCGACGCCCTCGAGACGGGTGACGGTCGCGCCGCGCGCTTCGAGCGCGGCGCCGAGGCCGCGGTCCGGGCCGACGATGATGACGTTCATACGTGGCGGTGGGTGCGAGCGCCTAAGAAGGTGGCGAGTACGCGGTGCGGGCGTTCACTCGCGGCGGCCGCGGACGACGTAGCCGTCCGTGAGGGGCCCGCCTCACTCCATCGGCCCCATCGTCGCGGTGAACACCGCGGTCTCGTCGCTCTCGTTGCGCGCGCCGTGCGGGACGCCGCGCTCGAAGGGGACGACGGCGGGCGCACCGACGCGCTCCGGCTCGCCGTCCGCGACGACGACGAGGTCTCCCTCGAGGACGTGGAAGACGTTCGTCTGCTCGGGGTGCTCGTGGGGCTCGACCGCCGCGCCGGGTCCGAGCGCGAACGCCTTCACGAGCACGTCGGGCGAGTAGTGGAGTTCGGTCGTGACGACTTCGCCGTCGGCGGCGTCGGTGTCGACGTCGTCGTAGCAGTCCATACGGTCGTCGTCGCGGGGCGAAAAGAAAGACGTGGCGGCGGATGCGATAGCGGACGTGGTGGCGGAACCCGAACCGTGCCGACCGCGAGCGCGGAGCGTGTTTGTGCGAGGAGTGAGTCCCGCAGTCGTTCGAAACGGCTTTTCCGTCTCGTGATGACGAGACGGCCTCGGCGTCCCGGACCAGGCCGGAGGTCCGTGGAAGCCCGACGAGCGAAAAGACGGTGCTTACTCGTACTCGATGGTCGCCGGCGGCTTGTGGGTGACGTCGTAGACGACGCGCGAACAGTCCTCGACGGTGCCGGTGATCCGGCTCTGGAGGCGCTGGAGGGTCTCCCAGTCGAGTTCTTGGGCGCGCGCCGTCATGCCGTCGCGGCTCTCGACGGAGCGGACGGCGACGACGTGGCCGTGGACGCGGTTGTCGCCCTTCACGCCCGTCGCGCGGCCGAGGACGGCGGCGAACGCCTGCCACGGGTCGTACTCCTCGAGTTCGTCCTCGACGATGGCGGTCGCCTCGCGGGCGACGCGCACCTTCTCGGGGGTGACTTCGCCGACGACGCGGACGGCGAGGCCGGGACCGGGGAAGGGCATCCGCTCGCTGATCACTTCCTCGAGGCCGAGGTGACGCGCGACCGCCCGGACCTCGTCCTTGTAGAGGTCGCGGAGGGGTTCGATGAGGCCGTCGAAGTCGACGACGTCGGGGAGGCCGCCGACGTTGTGGTGGCTCTTGATGTTCCCCTCGCTCTCGATGCGGTCGGGGTAGATGGTGCCCTGCACGAGGTAGTCGGCGTCGACCTCGTTCGCGACGGTCTCGAACTCCCGGATGAACTGCTCGCCGATGACGTGGCGTTTCTCCTCGGGGTCGGTGACGCCCTCGAGTTTCTCGAAGTACCTGTCGGAGGCGTCGACGACGCGCAGGCGCTCCATGTAGCCGAAGACCTCCTCGATCTCCTCGGTCTCGCCCTCGCGCATGAGGCCGGTGTCGACGTAGACGGGGACGAGCTGCTCGCCGACGGCCTCGTAGGCGAGCGCGGCCGCCGTCGAGGAGTCGACGCCGCCGGAGAGCGCAATGATGGCCGTGCTGTCGCCGAGCTCCTCGCTGATCTCGTCTTTCGCGTCGGCGACGAACGACTCGACGTCCACCATCAGTTCGTCACCTCCTGTTCGACGGCGACGTCGGCACGCTCGATGACGGCGTCGAGGAGGCCGACGAACGGCGGACTCGCTCGGCTGGGCCGCGAGCGGAACTCGGGGTGGAACTGCGTCCCGAGGAAGTAGGGGTGGTCCTCGCGCTCGACGATCTCCATGCGGTTGCCGGCGTGCCCGCTGAAGGTGAGGCCGTCCTCGGTGAGGCGCTCGATGTACTCGGGGTTGACCTCGTAGCGGTGGCGGTGGCGCTCCGTGCACTCGGTGCCGCCGTAGACGTCCTCGGCGAGCGTTCCCTCGTCGATCTCGGTGACGTGCGCGCCGAGGCGCATCGTCCCGCCGAGGTCCTCGAGGTCGTACTGCTCGGGCAGGAGGTCGATGACGGGGTGGGGGGTGTCCTGGTCGATTTCGGCGGAGTGCGCGCCCTCGAGACCGACGACGTTGCGGGCGTGCTCGACGACGGCGAGCTGGAAGCCGAGACAGAGACCGAGGAAGGGGACGCCGTTCTCGCGGGCGTAGCGGACCGCCTCGAGCTTCCCGGCGGTGCCGCGCGCGCCGAAGCCGCCGGGGACGACGACGCCGTCGGCCTCACGCAGGCGCTCCTCGTGGGTGTCCGTCATCTCGTCGGCGTCCACCCAGTGGACGTTCACGTCGACCTGTCGCTGGAGGCCGGCGTGCTTGAGCGCCTCGTGGATGCTGATGTAGGCGTCCTCGAGGGCGTACTTCCCCACGAGGGCGATGTCGACTTCGACCTGCGTGTCGCGGGTGACGATGTCGCGCCACTCCGTCGAGCGCTCGGCGGGCGCGATGGCGTCCTCGGCGATGCCGAGGCGCTCCATGACGTGCTCGTCGAGCCCCTCGTCCTCGAGGACGAGCGGGACGTGGTAGATGTCCTCGACGTCGGGGTTGGAGAAGACGGCCTCGGTGGGGACGTCACAGAAGAGCGCGATCTTCTCGCGGACGTCGTCCGCGAGCTTCTCGGGGTTGCGCCCGACGAGGATGTCCGGCTGGAGGCCGATACTCCGGAGTTCCTTCACGGAGTGCTGGGTGGGCTTCGTCTTCTGCTCGCCGTTCTTCGAGTCGGGGACGAGCGTGACGTGCGTGAAGAGGAGGTCCTCCTCGTCCTGCTCGTGGCTGAACTGCCGGAGAGCCTCGAGGTAGGGCATCCCCTCGATGTCGCCGACGGTCCCGCCGATCTCGACGATGCAGACGTCGGTGCCGCGAGCGGCCTCGCGGATGCGGCGCTTGATGTCGTCGGTGACGTGCGGGATGACCTGTACGGTCTTCCCGAGGTAGTCGCCGGCGCGCTCGCGCTCGATGACCTCCTGATAGACCTTCCCGGTCGTGACGTTGTGGTCGGAGGTCATGTCGACGTCGAGGAAGCGCTCGTAGTTCCCGAGGTCGAGGTCGACCTCGCCACCGTCCTTCAACACGTACACCTCGCCGTGCTGGTAGGGGTTCATGGTGCCCGCGTCCACGTTGAGGTACGGGTCGACTTTGACGGCGGTGACGTCGAAGCCCGCGTTCGTGAGGAGGCGACCGAGGCTCGCGGCGGTGATGCCCTTCCCGAGGCCGGACATCACGCCGCCGGTGACGAAGACGAACTTGTTCCCCAGATCGGGGTCGTATCCGGTCTCCTGCGGCATACTGCGTCTCCGGACGAAACGATGAAAACGGTTTCGGAGCGCCACGCGCGTGCGGGACGCTGGCACGACACGTCGAGGCGCGACGGCCGGACGTTCGTCCAGCGAAGCCGGCCCGGAGTGCCCGTAGCCCCAACACTAACAGCGGCCCGCCCGACCCCTCACGTATGTCCGACACGATGCGCGCGGTCGAGGTCCCGGAGGCGGGCGCCGAGTTCGAGACCGTCGAGAAACCGATCCCCGAACCCGGCCCCGAAGAGGTCCGAATCGACGTGGAGGCCTGCGGGGTCTGTCACAGCGACGAGATGACGAAGGAGGGGGTCTACCCCCGCATCGAGTACCCCCGGGTTCCCGGCCACGAGGTCGTCGGGCGCGTCGACGCCGTCGGCGACGACGTCACCGAGTGGGAGGCGGGCGACCGCGTCGGCGTCGGCTGGCACGGCGGCCACTGCTTCACCTGCGACGCCTGCCGTCGCGGCGACTTCATCAACTGCGAGAACGCCGAGGTCACCGGCATCGACTTCGACGGGGGCTACGCCGAGTACACGGTCGCGCCCCACGAGGCGCTCGCGGCCGTCCCGGACGCGCTCGACGCGGCGGACGCCGCGCCGCTCCTCTGCGCGGGCATCACGACGTTCAACGCGCTGCGCAACAGCGACGCCCGACCCGGCGACCTCGTCGCGGTGCAGGGCGTCGGCGGCCTCGGCCATCTGGGTATCCAGTACGCCGCCGCAGCGGGCTTCGAGGTCGTCGCGCTCTCGCGCGGCACGGCGAAGGAGACGCAGGCCCGCGAGTTCGGCGCCGACCACTACGTCGACACGGAGGCCGAGGAGCCGGCGGAGGCGCTCCAGCGACTCGGCGGCGCGAAGGTCGTGCTCGCCACCGCGCCCTCGAGCGCGGCCATCGAGTCGGTGGTCGGCGGCCTCGGGACGGACGGCGAGGTGCTCGCCGTCGGCATCCCGGCCGAGCCGGTCGACGTGAACGTCGGCGCGCTCGTCGGCGTACGCGGGTCGGTCTCCGGGTGGGCGTCGGGGACGGCGCGCGACTCGCAGGACACCCTCGAGTTCAGCGCGCTCCGCGACGTGACGCCGGAGATCGAGACGTTCGACCTCGCGGACGCGGGCGAGGCTTACGAGCGCATGCTGGAGAGCGACGTGCGGTTCCGCGCGGTCCTCACGCCCTGAGTTCGCGGTCGAAGAACGCCGCGATGGCGTCGGCCGCCGTCGTCGCCCGCCGCCCGAGGAGGGCGTGGGCGGCATCGAGCGCCTCGACGGCACCCCCGCGTTCGCGGACGGCGTCGACGACCGGCCGCCAGTCCGCGCGCTCGTCGCGCTCGCCGTAGGCCGCGTGAACCGGAAGCGACGCGTCGAGGTCGCGGACGGCGCGCGCCGCGTACAGGCCGTCACCGACCGCGTCGTCGGGCGCGAGGAGCGCGAGCGCGCCCACCGCGACCTCGACGTCGGCGGCGGCGAGCGCGGCGATACCGGCGCCGAAGCTGTAGCCGAAGAGCCCCACGGACGCGTCGCGCTCGCTCGCCCACCGGAGGGCGTTGCGGACGTCCTCGCGCTCGCCGTGACCCCCGTCCCACGCGCCGTAGTCGAGGCGGAGGCAGGCGACGCCGCGCTCGGTCAGGGCGTCGCTCACCGCGGTGAGGCGCCGGTCGCTACGGCTGCCGCCTGCCTCGGGGTGTGGCGGGCACGCGACGACGCAGGCGCGGACGCGGTCGCCCGCGTCCCCCTCGTCGGCGTCGTCGGGTGCGTCGAGCGTCGCCTCGACGCGCCGCGCACCCGGAACCAGCACCGTCTCCCGTCGCATACGCACCACTCGGTCGGGGGAGAACTTTAACCCTCGAACCACTTGGGTCGAGATATGGGACTACTCTCGCGGGCCTCCTACGTCCTCCGGTCGAAGTTCAACGCCCTCCTGAACCGGGCGGAGGACCCGACGGAGACGCTCGACTACTCCTACGAGCAGATGCGTGACGAGCTGAAGGACGTCGAGCGCGGCCTCGCCGACCTCGTCGCGCAGAAGAAACGCCTCGAAGTCCAGCGCGAGCGCCTCGAGAAGAACGTCGAGAAGCACAACGAGCAGGCGCGCGAGGCGATGCGGCAGGACCGCGAGGACTTGGCGCGACGCGCCCTCGAGAAGAAACAGCAGAAGCTCGACCAGATCGAGGAGATGGAGGAGCAGATCGCCTCCCTCGAGTCCACCCAGCACGACCTGGAGGAGAAGAAGGGCCAGCTCCAGGACCGCATCGAGCGCTTCCGCACGAAGAAGGAGACGATGAAGGCGCGCTACGAGGCGGCCGAAGCGCAGACGCGCGTCTCCGAGGCGATGACCGGCGTCGGCGACGAGATGGCGGACGTCGGGCGCGCCATCGAGCGCGCGGAGGAGCGCACGGACGACATGGAGGCGCGCGCGGCGGCGATGGACGAGCTCACCGACCGGGGCGTCCTCGAGGACCAGCTCAGCGACGAGGACGCGATCGACCGCGAGCTCTCGCAGGGGCGGTCGAACCGCGAGGTCGAAGCCGAACTGGAGACGCTGCGCTCGGAGTCCGGGCAGTCGTCGAAGCGCTCGGAGACGGCGAGCGAGGCGAGCGCGGACGAGGCGGAGGCCGAGGAGGCCGTCGAGGCGGACGTCGACGAGGCGGCGGTGGAGGCGGAGCTCGAGGAGCTGCGCGAGGAGGAGGCGGACGCGGACGAGACGTCGTAGAGCCGCCACGCTATTGACGCGGCGGCACGCCGTTCGACACCATGTCTGGGGGAGACGGGGGCGCCGAGCCGGACGACACGATGCGCGAGCGGGTGCCGGAGAACAGCCGGAAGTTCTGGCTGCTGTTGGACGCGGACCGCCGGCTGGTCGCGGGCCTGCTCCTCGGGTCGGTGTTCGTCGCGGTCGTCGCGGCGGGCCTCCTGCATCCGACACCCGTGAAGACGCTGCTGACACGGGGCGACCCGCTGGAGACGCTCTATCAGGCGCTCGTCGGCTCCACGATAACGGGCGTGACGCTCGTGTTGACGCTGAGCCAACTCGTCCTCTCCCAAGAGCAGGGGCCGGTGGGCGACCAGCGCGAGCGCATGGAGGGCGCGATGGCGTTCCGCGAGGACGTCGAGGAGGTGATCCGCGAGCCGGTGAGCCCGGCCCAGCCCTCGGCGTTCCTCCGCTCGCTCGTGAAGCTGACGAAGCGGCGCGCGCAGGCGGTCGAGGACGCGGTCGCGGGCATCGACGACGACGAGTTGAGCGAGCAGGTCGAGACGTACGTCGAGAACCTCGCGGGGAACGCGGAGTCGGTGACGGAGAACCTCGAGGGCTCGCAGTTCGGCGAGTTCGACGTGGTGTTCTCGGCGCTGAACTACAACTACTCGTGGAAGATCTACGCGGCGCGACGCATCCGCGCGGAGAACGACGCGGCGCTCACCGACGACGCGCGCGCGGCGTTCGACGAGCTCATCGACGCCCTCGAACTGTTCGGGCCGGCGCGCGAGCACTTCAAGACGCTCTACTTCCAGTGGGAGCTCGCGGACCTCTCGCGGACGGTGCTCTACGCGTCCGTCCCGGCGCTCGCGGTCGCCGTGGGGTCGGTGTTGTTCTTCGACCCGAGCGACGTCGCACAGGGGTGGCTCGCGCTCCTCGTGGCGGCGCTCACGGTGGTGGTCATCCTCCTCCCGTTCGCGGTCCTGCTCTCCTACATCCTCCGCATCGTGACGGTGACGAAGCGGACGCTCTCCATCGGTCCGTTCATCCTCCGCGAGACGGACCGCTCGCGGAGCCTCGACTGGGGGGAGACGGAGGCGACGAGCGGGGAGCACGCGGGCGTCGACGACGAGGAGTGACGCGCCGGCGCCGCGCGCGCCCTCACCGGCCGCGCGCGGCGAATGTGGCGCCGCGAATCCGGAGCGCGTCGAGCGCGATGAGGACCGCCACGCCGCCGAGGAAGACGAGGACGTCGAGCGCCCGCGCGGGGATGCCGAGCGCGAAGATGAGCACCGTCGCGTAGGCCGGCGCGTGGCGCGCGTCCAGGGCGCTCATCGCGAGCGTCGCCGCGACGACCGCGAGGACGACCGCCGCGACCTGCCGGAGGCCCGCGACCGTGTGCGGGAGGAGCGCCACCCCGGTGAGCGGCCCGACGAGCGCGCGCACCGCGAGGTAGGCGACGACCACGCCGACCGTCTGCCCGAGCGCGACCTCGCGGGAGACGTCGCGCCACGGCCGGACGCGCGTGGCGAGCACGTACGCGGACGGCCCGAGACTCGGCAACAGGAACGGCAGACCGGTGGCCCACGCGAGCAGCGCGAGCGGGCCGAGGAGCCACGCGAGCGAGACGGAGAGCGCGACGCCGCGGCTCTCGTCCATTCTCCCTTACTGGCCGGCGAGGAAGGTCGGCTCGAGGTGTTTCTGCTCGACCTCGCGTTCGAGGTGCTCGCGGAACTCGCTCCGGGAGACGTCGTTCGCCTCGCGCTCCTTCCGGTCGCGCACCGAGATCGTCCCCGCGTCCTCCTCGTCGCCCCCGACGATGACCATATAGGGGACGCGGTCCTCGTGGGTCTGCTGAATCTTCTTCCCGATGGTCCACGAGCGGTCCTCGACCTCGACGCGGTAGTCGCCGAGCTCGTTCGCGACCTCGCGGGCGTAGTCGAGGTTGTCGTCGCTGATCGGCAGGACGCGGACCTGCTCGGGCGCGATCCACGTCGGGAACTTCCCGTTGAAGTGCTCGATGATGACGCCCATGAAGCGCTCGAAGGAGCCGAGGAGCGCGCGGTGAATCATCACCGGATGGTGCTCCTCGTTGTCCTCGCCGACGTACGTCAAATCGAGATTGCGCGGGATGTTGAAGTCCACCTGTACGGTGCCGATGGTCCACTCGCGCCCGAGGGCGTCGCGGGCGTCGATGCCGATCTTCGGGCCGTAGAAGGCGGCTTCTCCCTCCTCGACGTCGTAGTCGAGGTCTTCCTCGCGGAGCGCGTCGACGAGCGCGTCCGTCGCCTGCTCCCAGATGGCTTCGGAGCCCATCGCGTCCTCGCCGCGCGTCTCGAGCTTGTAGAGGACGTCGAGGCCGAAGTGGCCGTAGATCTCCTCGATGCTCTGGAGGATGTCGAGGATCTCGCCCTGTATCTGGTCGGGGCGGACGAAGGCGTGGCCGTCGTCCTGCGTCAGCCCGCGCACCCGGAGGAGCCCGGAGAGCTCGCCGGACTGCTCGTTGCGGTAGACGTTCCCGAACTCGCTGAAGCGCAGGGGGAGGTCCCGGTAGGAGTGGGTGTTCGAGTCGTAGATGTGCGCGTGGTTCGCGCAGTTCATCGGCTTCAGGCCGTACTCGGTGTCGTCCTGCTCCCACGCGAACATCTCGCCGTTCTCCGTGAACGTGTCGTAGTGGCCGGTGGGCTTCCAGAGCTCGGCCTTGTTCAGTTCGGGCGTGCGGACCTCCTCGAAGCCGAGTTCGTCGTTCTGCTCGCGGACGTACTCCTCGAGTTCGCGGCGGATCGCCATCCCGTTCGGGTGGTAGTGCGCACAGCCCGGGGAGTGCTCGGGGATGCTGAAGAGGTCGAGCTCTCGGGCAATCTTGCGGTGGTCGCGCTCTTCGGCCTCGGCGCGCATCTCGAGGTACTCCTCGAGTTCGTCCTCGGTGGCGAACGCGGTGCCGTAGACGCGGGTGAGCGTCTCCTCGTCCTCGTCGCCGCGCCAGTAGGACGCCGAGATGTCGAGGAGCTCGAAGCCGCCGATCTCGCCCGTGGACTCGACGTGCGGGCCCTTACAGAGGTCCTGGAACTCCCCCTGCCGGTAGAAGGAGATGGGGTCCTCGCCGGCGGCCTCCTCGTCGAGAATCTCGCGCTTGAACCGGTTGTCCGCGTAGAACTCGCGGGCGTCCTCGCGGTCCATCGTGACGCGCTCGACGTCGAGGTCCTCCTCGATGATGGCCTCGGCCTCGTCTTGGATCTCCGCGAGGTCGTCCTCGTCGAGATCGACGCCGTAGACGTCGTAGTAGAAGCCCTCGTCCGTGTACGGGCCGATGGTGAGCTGGACCTCCGGGTGGAGGCGCTGGAGGGCCTGTGCGAAGACGTGCGCGGCGGTGTGCCGGAGGACGTCGACGTACTCCTCTGAGGAGTCCGTCACGATCTCGATGCGGCAGTCCTCCGTGAGGGGGTCCTCCTTCGAGACGAGGTCGCCGTCGACGACGCCGGCGACGGTGTCGCGGCCGAGGCCTTCGCCGATTCGGTACGCGATGTCCTCGACCGTCTCCCCGGACTCGGCGTCGAGTTCCGAGCCGTCGGGGAGGGTGACCGTGATGTCGCTCATGGGGCGTGATACGGCCAACGGCCCACATAAGCGTGTCCGTCCGCCGATAGCGCGCGACGGCGGCGCCTACGCGTCGTTCGCCGAATCGCCGGCGTCGGCGCGTCGTGCGCCCGTTCCCGCGCGGTCGACGGCCGCGAGGTCGATGTCTCCCCCGGGCATCGGCACGCCGTCGTAGGGGTCGTCGGCGAGGAGGAGCGAGCCGTCGAGGTCCGCGTAGTCGACGAGCGGAACGAGGTGGTGGGCGGCGGCGATGGCGGCGTTCGACTCCACCATACAGCCGAGCATCACCTCGAGGCCGTGCGCGCGGGCGGCGGCGAAGAGCCGCCGGGCCTCGCGGGGGCCGCCGCACTTCATCAGCTTCACGTTCGCGATGTCCGCGATGTCGGCGACCTCGGGGACGTCGGCGAGCGTCACGCAGGACTCGTCGGCGGCCACGGGGAGCGCGCCGTGCTCGCGGACGAAGCGCATCCCGTCGGGGTTCTCCGCGGGGACGGGCTGTTCGAGGAACTCGACGTCGAGGGCGGCGAGCCACTCGGTGTTCGCGACGGCCTCGCGGGGCGTCCACGCCTCGTTCGCGTCCACGCGGACGGTGGCGTCCGGCGCGGCGTCGCGGACGGCCTCGACGATCTCGCGGTCGCGCTCGGTGCCGAGCTTCACCTTCAGGACGTCGTAGCCCGCCGCGACGGCGTCGCGGGTCTTCGCGCGCATCCGCTCGGTCGTGTCGAGGCCGATGGTGAAGGAGGACGCGACGGTGCGCGCGGGGTCGAGCCCCCAGTAGCGATAGAGGGGCATCCCGGCGCGTTTGGCGGCGTAGTCGTGGCACGCGATGCTGACGGCGGCGCGGGCGGCCGGGTTCGCGCGGACGACGCGCTCCATCTCGGCCTCGATACGCTGGAGGTTCGTCGGGTCGCCGAC carries:
- the guaA gene encoding glutamine-hydrolyzing GMP synthase, whose translation is MVDVESFVADAKDEISEELGDSTAIIALSGGVDSSTAAALAYEAVGEQLVPVYVDTGLMREGETEEIEEVFGYMERLRVVDASDRYFEKLEGVTDPEEKRHVIGEQFIREFETVANEVDADYLVQGTIYPDRIESEGNIKSHHNVGGLPDVVDFDGLIEPLRDLYKDEVRAVARHLGLEEVISERMPFPGPGLAVRVVGEVTPEKVRVAREATAIVEDELEEYDPWQAFAAVLGRATGVKGDNRVHGHVVAVRSVESRDGMTARAQELDWETLQRLQSRITGTVEDCSRVVYDVTHKPPATIEYE
- a CDS encoding DUF7126 family protein; amino-acid sequence: MNVIIVGPDRGLGAALEARGATVTRLEGVASGERLREVGIETADLLVVTDVSEATAIPVSLELNDDLKTVVYAEDSVPEFVRGNLDFAVHPDVLPVEAVAEELAPTAE
- a CDS encoding SDR family NAD(P)-dependent oxidoreductase; the protein is MTETQDALTGQVALVTGATTDVGRAVAAGLAAREATVYAATESMSDDVPEGCEHVLLDVTQEGDVEAVVDGIYAETERLDVLVNAAEFGRPDEGRDTVVTEDATRLDRALATNVRGPMVLAKHALPLLLQQRAPRVVNVGSALGPAVGSGAPGYQVSKAGLEAFTAYLDAEYGSRGLLANTAYGPEGDDERVAETALWLARLAGGGPMGEAFVGPDERV
- a CDS encoding cupin domain-containing protein; protein product: MDCYDDVDTDAADGEVVTTELHYSPDVLVKAFALGPGAAVEPHEHPEQTNVFHVLEGDLVVVADGEPERVGAPAVVPFERGVPHGARNESDETAVFTATMGPME
- a CDS encoding 5-formyltetrahydrofolate cyclo-ligase; the encoded protein is MTSKDDVREGVWDALDEEGLARFPFPPHGRIPNFDGAREAAERLAETAAWRDADAVKANPDAPQLPARRRALHDGKTLYMAVPRLRDPECFLELDPARIDSEEYDRAPALSNVEEYAEAVRPEALGHVDLVLSGSVAVSEDGARVGKGEGFSDFEFAILTDLGLVGPTPGSAHRAASGGGEPASDAATTVATTVHEVQVFEAATWPVADHDVPMDLVVTPERVVETETPYDRPDGVDWDAVSEAEREEIPVLGELDSGR
- a CDS encoding MogA/MoaB family molybdenum cofactor biosynthesis protein, which encodes MVDFQSRDSRLAGDDEADADEGDADTAGGADEHAGEGGQGESGRDGSGHGESGADADDASHEHGADGHDHHAHDVETVAFGVVTVSSSRSEDDDPSGDAILSLLDEGGHEVVSRDVVPDDYDRVQGVVDRVARQDDVDAIVTTGGTGVTPDDVTVEAVRPLCDKRLPGFGELFRRLSYEEIGTRIVGTRAEAGVASGVPIFCLPGSESAVRLGVSEVILPEIAHLVGLATRPEHERADGPADADAATGEDGAGDETADDEGASDEGSEGEDAP
- a CDS encoding CTP synthase, with protein sequence MPQETGYDPDLGNKFVFVTGGVMSGLGKGITAASLGRLLTNAGFDVTAVKVDPYLNVDAGTMNPYQHGEVYVLKDGGEVDLDLGNYERFLDVDMTSDHNVTTGKVYQEVIERERAGDYLGKTVQVIPHVTDDIKRRIREAARGTDVCIVEIGGTVGDIEGMPYLEALRQFSHEQDEEDLLFTHVTLVPDSKNGEQKTKPTQHSVKELRSIGLQPDILVGRNPEKLADDVREKIALFCDVPTEAVFSNPDVEDIYHVPLVLEDEGLDEHVMERLGIAEDAIAPAERSTEWRDIVTRDTQVEVDIALVGKYALEDAYISIHEALKHAGLQRQVDVNVHWVDADEMTDTHEERLREADGVVVPGGFGARGTAGKLEAVRYARENGVPFLGLCLGFQLAVVEHARNVVGLEGAHSAEIDQDTPHPVIDLLPEQYDLEDLGGTMRLGAHVTEIDEGTLAEDVYGGTECTERHRHRYEVNPEYIERLTEDGLTFSGHAGNRMEIVEREDHPYFLGTQFHPEFRSRPSRASPPFVGLLDAVIERADVAVEQEVTN